One region of Clavibacter michiganensis subsp. tessellarius genomic DNA includes:
- a CDS encoding transglutaminase TgpA family protein has translation MTDLDSVGLGGRERWTVEPRPLPGERRGGRGPAGPVGPGRDDRASRPRGAAAARWPLTVALAVALLAAAASLHLLIETGPWFLLCVVVVAAVLGSAALLRAAGVPRLLASAGGLVVLVLLITLVFAGRTAILGVLPTPETVRTLVAVGEQAGEEIYRRSAPVPPLASIVFVAVASVGALAVLLDVLASALRMPAVTGLPLLVLVSVPGAVLVGEFSIASFAVTALAWFAVLAADARDRARDGAGAAAVRSGGRGSGGGSPVAARATLLPAGGLAAGAVVFALVAPAIVPGLTSATFPTASGAGAGGSRVVNPILDLGDDLRRPVDVDALRYSTASTTPLYFKVTTLSRFEGEEWAPSPLRPPEENTVDAIGPDLGAGRDVPVEDVEARVQVEGSSSAWLPAPYAPRSVAGLEGTWRWSEQGLEIRSSDSDSRDQNYTVRSELPRPSREQLEAVPAATAGDLAPFLQIPDGTPAVVGSTTADVLAGIDDPYDQALALQRFFTGGQFRYSEDAPVQQGYDGSGVDVVGEFLRVRAGYCVHFASAMAIMAREAGIPSRVAVGYLPGNQVGRDGDLITYRVGSHDLHSWPELYFAGIGWIPFEPTPGRGQAAPYAQPSAAPSAAPTPSAAPTPTAAATPTTAPAPTSSAAPGTSGAGAARIPWAGIGVAALVLLVLALLAAPALLRRARRARRLRALAAGDAPAGTAWREAEDRAVDLGIRVPDTESPRELGRRLAGDDPALRDPVALLVGARERERFARTDAPVDAATGAAQADALVAIGAALGARAGRIDRLLALVAPRSLVRRRPRGEDDDRRGPGSRASDAPRTLGG, from the coding sequence ATGACCGACCTCGACTCCGTGGGCCTCGGCGGCCGCGAGCGCTGGACCGTCGAGCCGCGGCCCCTGCCGGGCGAGCGGCGCGGCGGTCGCGGGCCCGCCGGACCCGTCGGGCCCGGGCGCGACGACCGGGCGTCCCGGCCGCGCGGCGCCGCCGCCGCCCGCTGGCCCCTCACCGTCGCGCTCGCGGTCGCGCTCCTGGCCGCGGCGGCGAGCCTCCACCTGCTCATCGAGACCGGACCCTGGTTCCTGCTCTGCGTGGTCGTCGTGGCCGCGGTGCTCGGCTCCGCGGCGCTGCTCCGCGCCGCGGGCGTCCCGCGCCTCCTCGCGTCGGCGGGCGGCCTCGTCGTGCTCGTGCTCCTCATCACGCTCGTCTTCGCGGGCCGCACGGCGATCCTCGGCGTGCTGCCGACGCCCGAGACGGTGCGCACGCTCGTCGCCGTGGGGGAGCAGGCGGGGGAGGAGATCTACCGCCGCTCCGCGCCCGTGCCGCCGCTCGCCTCCATCGTGTTCGTCGCCGTCGCGTCGGTAGGCGCGCTGGCCGTGCTGCTCGACGTGCTCGCCTCGGCCCTCCGCATGCCGGCGGTCACGGGCCTGCCGCTGCTCGTGCTCGTGTCCGTGCCCGGGGCGGTCCTCGTCGGCGAGTTCTCGATCGCGTCCTTCGCGGTCACGGCGCTCGCGTGGTTCGCGGTGCTCGCGGCGGACGCGCGCGACCGGGCACGGGACGGCGCGGGCGCAGCGGCCGTCCGGTCGGGCGGACGCGGATCCGGCGGCGGGAGCCCGGTCGCCGCGCGCGCGACCCTCCTCCCCGCGGGCGGGCTCGCGGCCGGCGCCGTGGTCTTCGCGCTGGTCGCCCCCGCGATCGTCCCCGGCCTCACGAGCGCCACGTTCCCCACGGCGTCCGGAGCGGGCGCCGGCGGATCCCGCGTCGTCAACCCGATCCTCGACCTCGGCGACGACCTGCGCCGCCCCGTCGACGTCGACGCGCTCCGCTACTCCACGGCCTCGACCACGCCCCTCTACTTCAAGGTCACGACGCTGTCCCGCTTCGAGGGCGAGGAGTGGGCGCCGTCGCCCCTCCGGCCGCCGGAGGAGAACACGGTCGACGCGATCGGGCCCGACCTCGGCGCGGGCCGCGACGTGCCGGTCGAGGACGTCGAGGCGCGCGTGCAGGTCGAGGGCTCCTCGAGCGCCTGGCTGCCGGCGCCGTACGCTCCGCGCAGCGTCGCCGGGCTCGAGGGCACGTGGCGCTGGTCGGAGCAGGGCCTCGAGATCCGCTCCTCCGACTCCGACAGCCGCGACCAGAATTACACCGTGCGCTCCGAGCTGCCCCGGCCGTCGCGCGAGCAGCTGGAGGCCGTTCCCGCCGCGACCGCGGGCGACCTCGCGCCGTTCCTGCAGATCCCCGACGGGACGCCGGCCGTCGTCGGCTCCACGACGGCCGACGTCCTCGCCGGCATCGACGACCCCTACGACCAGGCCCTCGCCCTCCAGCGGTTCTTCACGGGGGGCCAGTTCCGCTACTCCGAGGACGCGCCCGTCCAGCAGGGCTACGACGGCAGCGGCGTCGACGTCGTCGGCGAGTTCCTGCGGGTGCGCGCCGGGTACTGCGTGCACTTCGCCTCGGCCATGGCGATCATGGCGCGCGAGGCGGGCATCCCGTCGCGCGTGGCGGTGGGCTACCTCCCGGGGAACCAGGTCGGACGCGACGGCGACCTCATCACCTACCGCGTCGGCTCGCACGACCTGCACTCCTGGCCGGAGCTGTACTTCGCGGGCATCGGGTGGATCCCCTTCGAGCCGACCCCGGGCCGCGGGCAGGCCGCGCCGTACGCGCAGCCCTCCGCCGCACCGAGCGCCGCGCCCACCCCCTCCGCCGCGCCGACGCCCACGGCCGCCGCCACGCCCACCACGGCCCCCGCCCCCACGTCGTCGGCCGCGCCCGGCACGAGCGGCGCCGGCGCCGCGCGGATCCCGTGGGCCGGCATCGGCGTCGCGGCCCTCGTCCTCCTCGTGCTCGCGCTCCTCGCCGCGCCCGCGCTCCTCCGCCGCGCCCGACGCGCGCGCCGCCTCCGCGCCCTGGCCGCCGGCGACGCGCCGGCCGGCACCGCCTGGCGCGAGGCGGAGGACCGGGCCGTCGACCTCGGCATCCGCGTGCCCGACACCGAGTCGCCGCGCGAGCTCGGCCGTCGTCTCGCGGGCGACGACCCCGCCCTCCGGGATCCGGTCGCGCTGCTCGTCGGCGCGCGCGAGCGGGAGCGGTTCGCCCGGACCGACGCCCCGGTCGACGCGGCGACGGGCGCCGCCCAGGCCGACGCGCTCGTCGCGATCGGGGCGGCCCTCGGCGCCCGCGCGGGCCGGATCGACCGGCTGCTCGCGCTCGTCGCCCCCCGCTCGCTCGTCCGCCGCCGTCCGCGCGGGGAGGACGACGACCGGCGCGGTCCCGGATCCCGGGCGTCGGACGCGCCTCGTACACTCGGGGGATGA
- a CDS encoding ATP-dependent DNA helicase RecG: MTGSDAALAGVVGGRTAGVLQKAFGLRTVADLLEHLPRRYARRGELTALAELPVDQQATIVAEVREVRERPMRARRGSILEVRITDGRGFLTLTFFNQAWRAKDLVPGVRGIFAGKVSDYRGALQLAHPDYELFDAHEGPELSGGEPDAAARRWAEMPIPIYPATASMASWQVAKSVALALDAVDDLEDPVPADVRAERGLLPYRAALEGVHRPEKDVDWKRGRDALRFQEAFVLQTALLQRRQAARALPATPRIPTPGGHLDRLDAQLPFELTGDQRLVGQEIAVDMARTWPMNRLVQGEVGSGKTLVALRAMLAVADTGGQSALLAPTEVLASQHLRSLTASLGPDLAAELMPTLLTGQLSTAERKRALLRIVSGQARIVVGTHALLGDRVEFLDLGLVVVDEQHRFGVDQREALRRKGGTPPHVLVLTATPIPRTVAMTVFGDLDVSTIAELPSGRQPIESFVVPLHEHPGWIERVWTRTAEEIDKGRQAFVVCPAIDPQDPDAEDEDAAEGADDAPARPSLATVTEIDALLAAHPRLGSVRRAVLHGRMSGEEKDRVMRAFSAGDIDLIVATTVIEVGVDVPNASTMVILDADRFGVSQLHQLRGRVGRGGVPGLCLMVTHAEPETIARERVDAVAATLDGFELARVDLELRREGNVLGTNQSGGRSSLRLLRVAQDGDLIESAREHAHDVLEASPALEGHPALARALARRLDDEERAFLDKN; this comes from the coding sequence ATGACCGGATCCGACGCCGCGCTCGCGGGCGTCGTGGGCGGCCGCACCGCCGGCGTCCTGCAGAAGGCCTTCGGCCTGCGCACGGTCGCCGACCTCCTCGAGCACCTGCCGCGCCGCTACGCCCGCCGCGGTGAGCTCACCGCCCTCGCCGAGCTGCCGGTGGACCAGCAGGCCACCATCGTCGCCGAGGTCCGGGAGGTGCGCGAGCGCCCCATGCGCGCGCGTCGCGGCAGCATCCTCGAGGTGCGGATCACCGACGGCCGCGGCTTCCTCACCCTCACCTTCTTCAACCAGGCGTGGCGCGCCAAGGACCTGGTGCCCGGCGTCCGCGGCATCTTCGCGGGCAAGGTCAGCGACTACCGCGGCGCCCTCCAGCTCGCCCATCCCGACTACGAGCTCTTCGACGCGCACGAGGGACCGGAGCTCTCCGGCGGCGAGCCCGACGCGGCCGCGCGCCGCTGGGCCGAGATGCCCATCCCGATCTACCCAGCCACCGCGTCGATGGCGAGCTGGCAGGTCGCGAAGTCCGTGGCGCTCGCGCTCGACGCGGTCGACGACCTCGAGGACCCCGTCCCCGCCGACGTCCGCGCCGAGCGCGGACTCCTCCCGTACCGCGCGGCGCTCGAGGGCGTGCACCGGCCGGAGAAGGACGTCGACTGGAAGCGCGGCCGCGACGCCCTCCGGTTCCAGGAGGCCTTCGTGCTGCAGACCGCGCTGCTGCAGCGGCGGCAGGCGGCGCGCGCCCTGCCCGCCACCCCGCGGATCCCGACCCCGGGCGGCCACCTCGACCGCCTCGACGCGCAGCTTCCCTTCGAGCTCACGGGCGACCAGCGGCTCGTCGGCCAGGAGATCGCCGTCGACATGGCGCGCACCTGGCCCATGAACCGCCTCGTGCAGGGCGAGGTCGGCTCCGGCAAGACCCTCGTGGCGCTCCGGGCGATGCTCGCGGTCGCCGACACCGGCGGCCAGTCCGCGCTGCTCGCGCCCACCGAGGTGCTCGCCAGCCAGCACCTCCGCTCGCTCACGGCGTCGCTCGGCCCGGACCTCGCGGCGGAGCTCATGCCCACCCTCCTCACCGGCCAGCTCTCCACCGCGGAGCGCAAGCGCGCGCTGCTGCGCATCGTGAGCGGACAGGCGCGCATCGTCGTCGGCACGCACGCGCTCCTCGGCGACCGCGTCGAGTTCCTCGACCTCGGCCTCGTCGTGGTCGACGAGCAGCACCGCTTCGGGGTGGACCAGCGCGAGGCGCTCCGACGGAAGGGCGGCACGCCGCCGCACGTCCTCGTGCTCACGGCCACGCCCATCCCGCGCACGGTCGCCATGACGGTGTTCGGCGACCTGGACGTGTCGACCATCGCGGAGCTGCCGAGCGGACGCCAGCCCATCGAGTCCTTCGTCGTCCCGCTGCACGAGCACCCGGGCTGGATCGAGCGGGTGTGGACGCGCACGGCCGAGGAGATCGACAAGGGCCGGCAGGCGTTCGTGGTCTGCCCGGCCATCGACCCGCAGGATCCGGACGCCGAGGACGAGGACGCGGCCGAGGGCGCCGACGACGCGCCCGCCCGCCCGTCGCTCGCCACGGTCACCGAGATCGACGCGCTGCTCGCCGCCCACCCGCGCCTCGGATCCGTCCGCCGCGCCGTGCTGCACGGCCGCATGTCGGGGGAGGAGAAGGACCGCGTCATGCGTGCGTTCTCCGCGGGCGACATCGACCTCATCGTGGCCACCACCGTCATCGAGGTCGGCGTCGACGTGCCCAACGCCTCGACCATGGTGATCCTCGACGCCGACCGCTTCGGCGTCTCGCAGCTGCACCAGCTGCGCGGCCGGGTCGGTCGCGGCGGCGTGCCCGGGCTCTGCCTCATGGTCACGCACGCCGAGCCCGAGACCATCGCCCGCGAGCGGGTGGACGCGGTCGCCGCGACCCTCGACGGCTTCGAGCTCGCCCGCGTCGACCTCGAGCTCCGCCGCGAGGGCAACGTGCTCGGCACGAACCAGTCGGGCGGCCGATCGTCGCTCCGGCTGCTCCGGGTCGCGCAGGACGGCGACCTCATCGAGTCCGCGCGCGAGCACGCCCACGACGTGCTGGAGGCGTCGCCCGCGCTCGAGGGCCACCCCGCGCTCGCCCGCGCGCTGGCCCGCCGGCTCGACGACGAGGAGCGCGCCTTCCTCGACAAGAACTGA
- the coaD gene encoding pantetheine-phosphate adenylyltransferase: protein MQRIAVVPGSFDPVTLGHLDVIRRAARLYDELVVLVVHNPGKTPMLPLEERVALIERVIRDAGLPATVRVDSWGAGLLVDYCRQVGATVLVKGVRSQLDVTYETPMALVNRDLADVETVLLLPDPAHAHVSSSLVRQVEALGGDVTPYVPAAVAEALAVRRDG from the coding sequence ATGCAGCGGATCGCCGTCGTCCCCGGATCGTTCGACCCCGTCACGCTCGGCCACCTCGACGTGATCCGCCGGGCGGCCCGCCTCTACGACGAGCTCGTCGTGCTGGTCGTGCACAATCCCGGCAAGACGCCCATGCTCCCGCTCGAGGAGCGCGTGGCGCTGATCGAACGGGTGATCCGCGACGCCGGCCTCCCCGCGACCGTGCGCGTCGACTCCTGGGGCGCCGGCCTCCTCGTCGACTACTGCCGGCAGGTCGGCGCGACCGTGCTCGTGAAGGGCGTGCGCTCGCAGCTCGACGTGACGTACGAGACGCCCATGGCGCTCGTGAACCGCGACCTGGCCGACGTGGAGACCGTGCTGCTGCTGCCGGATCCCGCGCACGCCCACGTCTCGAGCTCGCTCGTGCGGCAGGTCGAGGCGCTCGGCGGCGACGTGACGCCGTACGTGCCCGCGGCCGTCGCCGAGGCCCTCGCCGTCCGGCGGGATGGCTGA
- a CDS encoding YceD family protein, with product MSRFQKTPFTVNVHDIVHRPGEMRELELTITLPERMGEGLIAVPAGREMQVAVRLESLHDGILVTGDVDTVADGQSARTLADMQERVQVDFAEMFAYGLDEAFDYQVQDEHVDLEPVIRDAVVLSLPFQPEVPGEDLDLDLGPGISLVLADSDPEPVIDQRWAALSGFRASEDSGAAREDADTETQRDES from the coding sequence GTGTCCCGGTTCCAGAAGACCCCATTCACGGTCAACGTCCACGACATCGTGCACCGCCCCGGCGAGATGCGCGAGCTCGAGCTGACCATCACCCTCCCGGAGCGCATGGGGGAGGGCCTCATCGCCGTCCCCGCGGGCCGCGAGATGCAGGTCGCCGTCCGGCTGGAGTCCCTCCACGACGGCATCCTGGTGACCGGCGACGTCGACACGGTGGCCGACGGGCAGTCGGCGCGCACCCTCGCCGACATGCAGGAGCGTGTCCAGGTCGATTTCGCGGAGATGTTCGCGTATGGTCTTGATGAAGCTTTCGACTACCAGGTCCAGGACGAGCACGTGGACCTGGAGCCGGTCATCCGGGATGCGGTGGTCCTTTCACTGCCGTTCCAGCCCGAAGTGCCGGGCGAGGACCTCGATCTCGATCTGGGTCCCGGCATCAGCCTGGTCCTGGCGGACTCCGACCCGGAGCCCGTGATCGATCAGCGCTGGGCGGCCCTGTCCGGCTTCCGAGCTTCCGAAGACAGCGGTGCGGCGCGTGAAGACGCCGACACCGAAACGCAGAGAGATGAGAGTTAG
- the rpmF gene encoding 50S ribosomal protein L32, with amino-acid sequence MAVPKRKMSRSNTRARRSQWKAEAPTLVKTIENGKVVYSMPHRARVVEDAAGTPLYMEYKGRKVADV; translated from the coding sequence ATGGCTGTTCCCAAGAGAAAGATGTCCCGATCCAACACGCGTGCGCGTCGCTCGCAGTGGAAGGCCGAGGCTCCCACGCTCGTCAAGACCATCGAGAACGGCAAGGTCGTCTACTCCATGCCCCACCGCGCGCGCGTGGTCGAGGACGCCGCCGGCACGCCCCTGTACATGGAGTACAAGGGCCGCAAGGTCGCCGACGTCTAG
- the rnc gene encoding ribonuclease III, whose protein sequence is MTDTPGSHVHGDRDALRRLLAVDVSPELLELALTHRSYAYEHGGIPHNERLEFLGDSILGQAVTVMLYLENPDLDEGELAKRRASLVSSVALAEVATRIGLGEHLLLGRGEELTGGRAKSSILADTVEAIIGACYLDAGGEAATGLVLRLIAPLLEDPARFGAAMDPKTALQESAARQGLPAPVYDVSDSGPDHSKRFHAVVTVGSAVRTTGEGSSKKQAEMTAALEAWTRLEARTTA, encoded by the coding sequence ATGACCGACACCCCGGGATCCCACGTCCACGGCGACCGCGACGCGCTCCGGCGCCTCCTCGCCGTGGACGTGAGCCCCGAGCTCCTCGAGCTCGCGCTCACCCACCGCTCGTACGCGTACGAGCACGGCGGCATCCCGCACAACGAGCGCCTCGAGTTCCTCGGCGACTCCATCCTCGGGCAGGCCGTCACGGTCATGCTCTACCTCGAGAACCCCGACCTCGACGAGGGCGAGCTCGCCAAGCGGCGCGCCAGCCTCGTCTCGAGCGTCGCCCTCGCGGAGGTCGCCACGCGCATCGGGCTCGGCGAGCACCTGCTGCTCGGCCGCGGCGAGGAGCTCACGGGCGGCCGGGCCAAGTCGTCGATCCTCGCGGACACGGTCGAGGCCATCATCGGCGCCTGCTACCTCGACGCCGGGGGAGAGGCTGCGACCGGTCTGGTGCTGCGCCTCATCGCGCCGCTCCTCGAGGACCCCGCGCGCTTCGGCGCCGCCATGGACCCGAAGACCGCGCTCCAGGAGAGCGCCGCGCGCCAGGGCCTCCCCGCGCCCGTCTACGACGTGAGCGACAGCGGTCCCGACCACAGCAAGCGCTTCCACGCCGTCGTGACCGTGGGCTCCGCCGTGCGGACCACGGGCGAGGGATCCAGCAAGAAGCAGGCCGAGATGACGGCCGCGCTCGAGGCGTGGACCCGCCTCGAGGCGCGCACCACGGCCTGA
- the mutM gene encoding bifunctional DNA-formamidopyrimidine glycosylase/DNA-(apurinic or apyrimidinic site) lyase: MPELPEVEVVRAGLEPAVTRARITGVEILDPRSLKRHDPLEGVFADLLVGRVISSAVRRGKFLWLPLEPDVGRDGTGPRALVTHLGMSGQVLLREPGSDPDGLLRIRLGIEHPVHGELVVAFVDQRIFGSMAVDRLVATPDGHAGGRGSDGAFVPTQVAHIARDPLDPAFDDERLLDRLARRRTGVKRALLDQTLVSGIGNIYADEALWAARIHYAHPTDQLGRGRALRLLAEVRTVLARALAEGGTSFDAQYVNVNGASGYFSHSLNAYGQQGKPCPRCGTPIVREAFMNRGSHLCPHCQVLPDPDATAA; encoded by the coding sequence GTGCCCGAGCTCCCCGAGGTCGAGGTCGTCCGAGCCGGCCTGGAGCCGGCCGTGACACGCGCCCGCATCACCGGCGTCGAGATCCTCGACCCTCGCTCGCTCAAGCGGCACGATCCGCTGGAGGGCGTCTTCGCCGACCTGCTCGTTGGCCGCGTCATCTCGTCCGCCGTCCGCCGCGGCAAGTTCCTGTGGCTGCCGCTCGAGCCCGACGTCGGTCGCGACGGCACAGGTCCCCGTGCGCTCGTCACGCACCTCGGCATGAGCGGGCAGGTCCTCCTCCGCGAGCCCGGCTCCGACCCGGACGGGCTGCTGCGGATCCGCCTGGGCATCGAGCACCCCGTGCACGGCGAGCTCGTGGTCGCGTTCGTCGACCAGCGGATCTTCGGGTCGATGGCCGTCGACCGCCTCGTCGCGACGCCCGACGGGCACGCGGGCGGTCGCGGATCCGACGGCGCGTTCGTTCCCACCCAGGTCGCCCACATCGCGCGGGATCCGCTCGACCCGGCGTTCGACGACGAGCGGCTGCTCGACCGGCTCGCGCGCCGCCGCACGGGCGTCAAGCGCGCGCTGCTCGACCAGACGCTCGTGAGCGGCATCGGCAACATCTACGCGGACGAGGCGCTCTGGGCCGCCCGGATCCACTACGCGCACCCCACCGACCAGCTCGGTCGCGGACGCGCGCTACGGCTGCTCGCCGAGGTGCGGACGGTGCTCGCGCGGGCGCTGGCCGAGGGCGGCACGAGCTTCGACGCCCAGTACGTGAACGTCAACGGCGCGTCCGGCTACTTCTCGCACTCGCTCAACGCCTACGGGCAGCAGGGCAAGCCGTGCCCGCGCTGCGGCACGCCCATCGTGCGCGAGGCCTTCATGAACCGCGGCTCGCACCTGTGCCCGCACTGCCAGGTGCTGCCGGATCCGGACGCGACTGCCGCCTGA
- a CDS encoding SMI1/KNR4 family protein produces MFDEAALREIAATASVIRHGPPVDPAWTADAEEALGFPLPESCRWWSAEYGDISIAGQDMLTLAPPEFRDDADQDLVYVRKLDVSSGARPLDRLCFFVPSLEESFAFDLARYDQGEHPVIREDALGGGDHAYARSFAEFMERQRAECEG; encoded by the coding sequence GTGTTCGATGAAGCTGCGCTGCGGGAGATCGCCGCCACCGCCTCCGTGATCCGCCACGGGCCCCCCGTGGATCCCGCATGGACAGCCGACGCGGAGGAGGCGCTCGGCTTCCCGCTTCCCGAGTCCTGCAGGTGGTGGTCGGCGGAGTACGGGGACATCTCCATAGCCGGCCAGGACATGCTGACGCTCGCGCCGCCGGAGTTCCGTGACGATGCCGACCAGGATCTCGTCTACGTGAGGAAGCTCGACGTGAGCAGCGGCGCCAGACCGCTGGATCGGTTGTGCTTCTTCGTGCCCAGCCTCGAGGAGTCGTTCGCCTTCGACCTGGCCCGCTACGACCAGGGCGAGCATCCGGTGATCCGAGAGGACGCGCTGGGCGGCGGTGATCACGCCTACGCCCGGTCGTTCGCCGAGTTCATGGAGAGGCAGAGGGCGGAATGCGAGGGGTAG
- a CDS encoding pentapeptide repeat-containing protein has translation MIDDLRHQLAVQGRRPVRDAHELVSPWPDAPASLTDLRGIEVGAEGLAIDHLTITRVVLSFSRGKTSCFQSEIHDSRFDAVELAGQPRFTRRFKRSSFRGADLTRVAVGPHVIDCDFTDARAPRLESAPDTASERCRFDGADLRGAVFRHATFIDCSFVGVKFSEATVFDRCSPQRTALDSGDARLTRVMRDGVSLPDQWPGEAEWNATEERYLDRYRRAFLAGDAETMSLDPYDRDLE, from the coding sequence ATGATCGACGATCTGCGGCATCAGCTTGCAGTCCAGGGACGTCGGCCCGTGAGGGACGCCCACGAGCTCGTCTCTCCGTGGCCGGATGCACCGGCGAGCCTGACCGATCTGCGGGGGATCGAGGTCGGCGCCGAAGGCCTGGCCATCGACCACCTCACCATCACGCGCGTGGTCCTCAGCTTCTCTCGCGGTAAGACCAGTTGCTTCCAGTCGGAGATCCATGACAGTCGGTTCGACGCCGTCGAGCTCGCCGGTCAGCCGCGCTTCACTCGCCGGTTCAAGCGCAGCAGCTTCCGCGGCGCCGACCTGACTCGCGTCGCGGTGGGTCCTCACGTCATCGACTGCGACTTCACCGATGCCCGAGCCCCGCGACTCGAGTCCGCTCCCGACACCGCTTCCGAGCGGTGCCGATTCGACGGTGCGGATCTCCGAGGAGCGGTCTTCCGGCATGCCACCTTCATCGACTGCTCGTTCGTGGGGGTGAAGTTCTCGGAGGCGACCGTCTTCGACCGCTGCTCTCCACAGCGGACAGCGCTCGATTCCGGAGATGCACGGCTCACCCGCGTGATGCGAGACGGCGTCTCGCTTCCCGATCAGTGGCCCGGCGAGGCTGAGTGGAATGCGACGGAGGAGAGGTACCTCGACCGGTACCGCCGCGCATTCCTCGCCGGAGATGCCGAGACGATGTCGCTTGATCCGTACGATCGGGATCTGGAGTAG